In one Modestobacter sp. L9-4 genomic region, the following are encoded:
- a CDS encoding CCA tRNA nucleotidyltransferase: protein MTDGEVRRPAAGLVQLGGAAAAVLEAVRSAGGRPYLVGGCVRDAVLFPGRRPADVDVEVFGLELDRVAAALAPVGRVDAVGRSFGVLKVRRDGEDLDVSVPQALVDGARVADPAMSLDDAVRRRDYTVNALVFDPSTEEVVDLVGGLADLRDGVLRHTGPAFSDDPLRVLRGVQFAARFGFRLAPETAELCRSLAPAYADLPRERVWGEWRKLAEKGRFLSAALAALRESGWLASVPQLARLDGVLQDPRWHPEGDALVHSGLAGDAAAALADEAGLTGDDRAVVVLGALLHDLGKARYTQHRADGRITSHGHAEGGVAPVEELLASIGAPSALVARITPIVREHMTAITTGGRPSSAAVRRLARRLEPASIAEWSLVCGADHAGRGTGSGPNPTTSWLEVAGSAGVDERAGGLLLRGSDLIALGIRPGPHFAPVMRAALTAQDDGEFIDRDGAVAWLARAEADGRLGRLLAEGRRP from the coding sequence GTGACGGACGGCGAGGTGCGGCGTCCGGCCGCGGGGCTCGTGCAGCTCGGCGGTGCCGCGGCGGCGGTCCTGGAGGCGGTGCGGTCCGCCGGTGGGCGGCCCTACCTCGTCGGTGGGTGCGTCCGGGACGCCGTCCTGTTCCCCGGTCGCCGTCCCGCGGACGTCGACGTCGAGGTGTTCGGGCTGGAGCTCGACCGGGTGGCCGCGGCACTCGCGCCGGTCGGCCGGGTCGACGCCGTAGGCCGGTCCTTCGGGGTGCTGAAGGTCCGCCGGGACGGCGAGGACCTCGACGTCTCCGTACCGCAGGCGCTGGTCGACGGCGCGCGCGTGGCCGACCCCGCCATGTCGCTGGACGATGCGGTCCGCCGCCGTGACTACACGGTCAACGCGCTGGTGTTCGACCCCTCGACCGAGGAGGTCGTCGACCTCGTCGGCGGCCTCGCCGACCTGCGGGACGGCGTCCTGCGGCACACCGGCCCGGCCTTTTCCGACGACCCGCTGCGGGTGCTGCGCGGCGTCCAGTTCGCGGCGCGTTTCGGTTTCCGGCTCGCGCCGGAGACCGCTGAGCTGTGCCGGAGCCTGGCGCCGGCGTACGCCGACCTGCCCCGGGAGCGGGTCTGGGGTGAGTGGCGCAAGCTCGCCGAGAAGGGGCGGTTCCTCAGCGCCGCGCTGGCCGCCCTGCGGGAGTCGGGCTGGCTGGCGTCGGTCCCGCAGCTGGCCCGGTTGGACGGCGTGCTGCAGGACCCGCGCTGGCACCCGGAGGGGGACGCGCTGGTGCACTCGGGGCTCGCGGGCGACGCGGCGGCGGCGCTGGCGGACGAGGCCGGGCTCACCGGCGACGACCGCGCCGTCGTCGTCCTCGGTGCGCTGCTGCACGACCTGGGCAAGGCCCGGTACACGCAGCACCGGGCGGACGGGCGGATCACCTCGCACGGTCACGCCGAGGGCGGGGTCGCGCCGGTCGAGGAGCTGCTGGCGTCGATCGGTGCGCCGTCCGCGCTGGTCGCCCGGATCACCCCGATCGTGCGGGAGCACATGACGGCCATCACCACGGGTGGCCGGCCCAGCTCCGCCGCGGTGCGCCGGCTCGCCCGCCGCCTCGAGCCGGCCTCGATCGCGGAGTGGTCGCTCGTCTGTGGCGCCGACCACGCCGGCCGCGGCACCGGCTCCGGGCCCAACCCGACGACGTCCTGGCTGGAGGTGGCCGGGTCCGCGGGGGTGGACGAGCGAGCGGGCGGGCTCCTGCTGCGCGGGAGCGACCTCATCGCCCTCGGCATCCGGCCGGGTCCGCACTTCGCCCCCGTCATGCGCGCCGCCCTCACCGCCCAGGACGACGGTGAGTTCATCGACCGGGACGGCGCGGTCGCCTGGCTGGCCCGGGCCGAGGCCGACGGGCGCCTCGGCCGGCTCCTCGCCGAGGGCCGACGGCCGTAG
- a CDS encoding M48 family metalloprotease — protein sequence MTGYVLRRSALSLGLLAALLAAGGAVLISLGVPVWVPILVAVLVVAGQYALAPYLVQWLIPAQRIEWVGDRYDTRHEVGEIVARRCAEAGLKPVRLGIVDDGTPNAFTFGHTRGNARIYVTRGLLERLDERELDAVVSHEVGHVKHNDVLAMAVAGTVPIVLYFVYLSLRGSNNANTAIPAVVSYVGYLFSQLVVLSLSRARELGADHYSCSVTGDGDALCSALVAIGYGMGQVDAQRASAAHEAKEGKDKERQKVLAKEDRRHQRMRSVGVLGIADQAQGATVLAARERGLDPREVIGALRWDTCNPWARWTQLFSTHPLIVRRIAALEDSGLPGAPTRWSAHEVAQSCVGPEVTRARRRFFLELPVRYLPLIALLVGAVGWGSHHWLLLAQAATVGGVALFVRTAFSRPLAPSRPVARVTELLTRLDASPVTGLPVEVRGRVIGRGTPGYVLSPDLVVQDESGFVPVLYLQPWPFARSLFGLLRVPELLDTDVVVRGWYRRSPAPVLELREMVPAVGERVRGFQWVVAYAASVLIAAVGGAAWLVMALAA from the coding sequence ATGACCGGCTACGTGCTCCGCCGTTCCGCGCTCTCACTCGGCCTGCTCGCCGCACTGCTGGCCGCCGGTGGCGCAGTGCTCATCAGCCTCGGCGTCCCGGTCTGGGTGCCGATCCTGGTCGCCGTCCTGGTCGTCGCGGGGCAGTACGCGCTGGCGCCCTACCTCGTGCAGTGGCTCATCCCGGCGCAGCGGATCGAGTGGGTCGGCGACCGCTACGACACCCGGCACGAGGTCGGGGAGATCGTCGCCCGGCGGTGCGCGGAGGCCGGGCTGAAGCCGGTGCGGCTGGGCATCGTCGACGACGGGACGCCCAACGCCTTCACGTTCGGCCACACCCGCGGCAACGCCCGCATCTACGTCACCCGTGGCCTGCTCGAGCGCCTCGACGAGCGCGAGCTGGACGCCGTCGTCAGCCACGAGGTCGGGCACGTCAAGCACAACGACGTCCTGGCCATGGCGGTCGCCGGCACCGTGCCGATCGTCCTGTACTTCGTCTACCTGTCGCTGCGCGGCAGCAACAACGCGAACACGGCCATCCCCGCAGTGGTCAGCTACGTCGGCTATCTGTTCTCCCAGCTGGTCGTGCTCTCCCTCAGCCGCGCCCGCGAGCTGGGTGCCGACCACTACAGCTGCTCGGTCACCGGGGACGGCGACGCGCTCTGCTCGGCGCTGGTCGCCATCGGCTACGGCATGGGCCAGGTCGACGCCCAGCGCGCGTCCGCCGCGCACGAGGCCAAGGAGGGCAAGGACAAGGAGCGGCAGAAGGTCCTGGCCAAGGAGGACCGTCGGCACCAGCGGATGCGGTCGGTCGGCGTCCTCGGCATCGCCGACCAGGCACAGGGCGCCACCGTCCTGGCCGCCCGCGAGCGTGGGCTGGACCCGCGCGAGGTGATCGGCGCGCTGCGCTGGGACACCTGCAACCCGTGGGCGCGCTGGACCCAGCTGTTCAGCACCCACCCGCTGATCGTGCGACGCATCGCCGCCCTGGAGGACAGCGGCCTGCCCGGCGCCCCGACGCGGTGGAGCGCCCACGAGGTCGCGCAGTCCTGCGTCGGCCCGGAGGTCACCCGCGCGCGGCGCCGCTTCTTCCTCGAGCTGCCGGTGCGGTACCTGCCGCTGATCGCGCTGCTCGTCGGTGCTGTCGGCTGGGGATCGCACCACTGGCTGCTGCTCGCGCAGGCCGCCACCGTCGGCGGGGTCGCGCTGTTCGTGCGCACTGCCTTCAGCCGCCCGCTCGCACCCAGCCGGCCGGTCGCCCGGGTCACCGAGCTGCTCACCCGGCTCGACGCCAGCCCGGTCACCGGCCTGCCCGTCGAGGTGCGCGGGCGGGTCATCGGCCGCGGGACCCCCGGCTACGTGCTGAGCCCCGACCTCGTCGTCCAGGACGAGTCCGGCTTCGTGCCGGTGCTCTACCTGCAGCCCTGGCCCTTCGCCCGCAGCCTCTTCGGCCTGCTGCGGGTGCCGGAGCTGCTGGACACCGACGTCGTCGTCCGCGGCTGGTACCGGCGCAGCCCGGCGCCGGTGCTCGAGCTGCGGGAGATGGTGCCGGCCGTGGGGGAGCGCGTGCGCGGGTTCCAGTGGGTCGTCGCCTACGCCGCCTCGGTGCTGATCGCGGCTGTCGGCGGCGCGGCCTGGCTCGTCATGGCACTCGCCGCCTGA
- a CDS encoding HNH endonuclease signature motif containing protein yields MSEIRSAVDALAAEDLHGLTNGQTLERTAALVQLANRVAAELTRTVRHGELTQAAEHDGLKSMRSWLIGHARLAPNDASKLVRSGRVLEHFPAVATGFADGEVTAAQVDLVADAVRPADVARAQEQDVDLGAFDRDWATIAAGASHDVLKVAVQRFADALDPDGPEPDPTEGRRLSIAKHADGSVTGRFELDAVGGEKVEAAIESIVQANRPKGDERTRAQQNADALVQLCDNQLASGHLPTLRTVKPHVIVTVDVEDLVDPATGPDAARTGFGATLSAARARWVACDSTVTRLVLGPDGLPLDVGRTHRVVPPHLRKAVEQRDGHCVFAGCGAPTHWCDVHHLVEWVNDGETSLDNSALLCERHHTKVHHGFRVARDDGAPPGHRWRTWRPDGTEILIGPLLP; encoded by the coding sequence GTGAGCGAGATCCGGTCGGCCGTCGACGCGCTCGCGGCCGAGGACCTGCACGGGCTGACGAACGGGCAGACGTTGGAGCGGACGGCGGCGCTGGTGCAGCTGGCCAACCGGGTGGCGGCGGAGCTGACCCGCACGGTGCGGCACGGGGAGCTGACCCAGGCCGCCGAGCACGACGGGCTGAAGAGCATGCGGTCGTGGCTGATCGGGCATGCGCGGCTCGCCCCGAACGATGCGTCGAAGCTCGTGCGGTCCGGCCGTGTGCTGGAGCACTTCCCGGCGGTGGCCACCGGCTTCGCTGACGGGGAGGTCACCGCCGCGCAGGTCGACCTGGTGGCCGACGCCGTGCGTCCGGCCGACGTTGCCCGCGCCCAGGAGCAGGACGTCGACCTCGGCGCCTTCGACCGGGACTGGGCGACCATCGCGGCGGGCGCATCGCACGACGTGCTCAAGGTGGCGGTGCAGCGCTTCGCGGACGCCCTGGATCCCGACGGGCCGGAGCCGGACCCGACCGAGGGGCGGCGGCTGTCGATCGCGAAGCACGCCGACGGCAGCGTCACCGGGCGCTTCGAGCTGGATGCCGTCGGGGGAGAGAAGGTGGAAGCGGCGATCGAGTCGATCGTGCAGGCGAACCGGCCGAAGGGTGATGAGCGCACACGCGCGCAGCAGAACGCCGATGCGCTGGTGCAGCTGTGCGACAACCAGCTCGCCAGTGGTCATCTCCCGACGTTGCGCACGGTGAAGCCGCACGTGATCGTGACCGTCGACGTCGAGGACCTGGTGGACCCCGCGACCGGACCAGACGCCGCGCGCACCGGGTTCGGCGCCACGCTGTCGGCGGCTCGGGCGCGGTGGGTGGCGTGCGACTCGACGGTCACCCGGCTGGTGCTGGGCCCCGACGGGCTCCCGCTGGACGTGGGCCGGACGCACCGGGTGGTGCCGCCGCACCTGCGCAAGGCGGTGGAGCAGCGGGACGGACATTGCGTCTTCGCCGGCTGCGGAGCGCCGACGCACTGGTGCGACGTCCACCACCTCGTCGAGTGGGTCAACGACGGCGAGACGTCACTCGACAACTCGGCCTTGCTCTGCGAACGGCACCACACGAAGGTCCATCACGGGTTCCGGGTGGCACGTGACGACGGGGCACCACCCGGTCACCGGTGGCGCACCTGGCGACCTGACGGCACCGAGATCCTCATCGGCCCCCTGCTGCCCTGA
- a CDS encoding SDR family NAD(P)-dependent oxidoreductase codes for MTTTLITGGNKSLGFETARRLKEHGHRVVIGARDAQRGQQAAEELGVEWVEIDVTSDASVAAAATTVRERFGGLDVLVNNAGISGPFIGVEEFDGPSVLSVLDTNTVGVVRTTHAFLPLLRESAAPVIVNVTSGLGSFTVRSDESRIEHSLPTVGYSASKAAVNMITSVYAQFLPELRVNTVDPGYTATDFNGHSGPQTVTEGTDAIVAMATISADGPTGTFTDRHGAVGW; via the coding sequence ATGACGACGACACTGATCACTGGCGGCAACAAGAGCCTGGGCTTCGAGACGGCCCGGCGACTGAAGGAGCACGGGCACCGCGTGGTCATCGGGGCGCGCGACGCCCAGCGCGGGCAGCAGGCGGCCGAGGAGCTCGGCGTGGAGTGGGTGGAGATCGACGTGACCTCCGACGCGTCGGTGGCCGCGGCGGCCACGACGGTGCGCGAGCGCTTCGGCGGGCTCGACGTGCTGGTCAACAACGCCGGCATCTCCGGCCCGTTCATCGGGGTCGAGGAGTTCGACGGCCCGTCGGTGCTGTCCGTCCTGGACACCAACACCGTCGGCGTCGTCCGGACGACGCACGCGTTCCTGCCGCTGCTGCGCGAGTCCGCGGCGCCGGTCATCGTCAACGTGACCAGCGGACTGGGCTCGTTCACGGTGCGCAGTGACGAGTCCCGGATCGAGCACTCGCTGCCCACGGTCGGCTACTCGGCGAGCAAGGCGGCGGTCAACATGATCACCTCGGTCTACGCCCAGTTCCTGCCGGAGCTGCGGGTCAACACCGTCGACCCCGGCTACACGGCGACGGACTTCAACGGCCACTCTGGCCCGCAGACCGTCACCGAGGGCACCGACGCGATCGTGGCGATGGCGACCATCAGCGCCGACGGTCCGACCGGCACCTTCACCGACCGGCACGGCGCCGTCGGCTGGTGA
- a CDS encoding helix-turn-helix transcriptional regulator, whose amino-acid sequence MADRGDFASLLRAWRERLQPAAVGFPAGNRRTSGLRREEVALLAGVSVDYLVRLEQGRADRPSVQVVASLARVLQLSDLERDQLYLAAGLPAPLPTAVPTLIPASVQRLLARLPDVAVGVWTSHWTLLTANAAWRSLLGEISPGTNLVVAHFAGREPEVVWSPGDRERHERALVSDFRTALIRYPDDPALRTVLAELETFDRFRQLWAEGTVVEHRFQSKTFVHPLVGQVTLDCDVFTAIGTDLRIVAYTAEPGTEDASRFDLIRTLGTVEVMPG is encoded by the coding sequence ATGGCCGACCGTGGGGACTTCGCATCGCTGCTGCGCGCATGGCGGGAGCGGCTGCAGCCGGCCGCGGTGGGCTTCCCCGCGGGCAACCGGCGCACCAGCGGGCTGCGCCGCGAGGAGGTCGCGCTGCTGGCCGGCGTCTCGGTCGACTACCTGGTGCGGCTGGAGCAGGGCCGCGCCGACCGGCCCTCGGTGCAGGTGGTCGCCTCGCTCGCGCGGGTGCTGCAGCTGTCGGACCTCGAACGCGACCAGCTGTACCTCGCGGCCGGGCTGCCCGCCCCGCTGCCCACCGCCGTCCCGACGCTGATCCCGGCCAGCGTGCAGCGGCTGCTGGCCCGGCTCCCGGACGTCGCCGTCGGCGTCTGGACCTCGCACTGGACGCTGCTCACCGCCAACGCCGCGTGGCGGTCGCTGCTGGGGGAGATCAGCCCCGGCACCAACCTCGTCGTCGCGCACTTCGCTGGCCGCGAGCCGGAGGTCGTGTGGTCGCCCGGTGACCGGGAGCGCCACGAGCGGGCCCTGGTCTCGGACTTCCGCACCGCGCTCATCCGCTACCCCGACGACCCGGCGCTGCGCACGGTGCTCGCCGAGCTGGAGACCTTCGACCGCTTCCGGCAGCTGTGGGCCGAGGGCACCGTGGTCGAGCACAGGTTCCAGTCCAAGACCTTCGTGCACCCGCTCGTCGGGCAGGTGACCCTGGACTGCGACGTCTTCACCGCCATCGGCACCGACCTGCGGATCGTCGCCTACACCGCCGAGCCCGGCACCGAGGACGCGTCCCGGTTCGACCTCATCCGCACCCTCGGCACGGTCGAGGTCATGCCGGGCTGA
- a CDS encoding helix-turn-helix domain-containing protein has protein sequence MTENLVGEYLRARREQVRPEDVGITATGARRVPGLRRDELAMLAGISSEYYTRLEQGRDRHPSAQVLDAVARALGLDPASTTHLHDLADPAPRRRRTSRRTERVRPSVARLLATWDRTPAFVQGRHLDVLAANPLAVALSPLFRPGTNLLRAVLLEPDAHRLGPEWEATAAELVAVLRSAAGPDVADPHLAELVGELSVRSELFRQLWARHDVRRHPGGGVYRVTHPQVGDLELRYDKFAVADAEDQVLVVYQADPSSRSAEALALLSSLAAAVSPA, from the coding sequence GTGACGGAGAACCTGGTCGGGGAGTACCTGCGCGCCCGGCGGGAGCAGGTGCGACCGGAGGACGTCGGCATCACCGCCACCGGCGCGCGCCGCGTCCCCGGCCTGCGCCGGGACGAGCTGGCGATGCTGGCCGGCATCAGCAGCGAGTACTACACGCGGCTGGAGCAGGGCCGCGACCGGCACCCGTCGGCGCAGGTGCTCGACGCGGTCGCCCGTGCACTGGGTCTGGACCCCGCCTCGACCACCCACCTGCACGACCTCGCCGACCCCGCGCCCCGCCGGCGGCGCACGTCCCGCCGCACCGAGCGGGTACGGCCCAGCGTCGCCCGGCTGCTCGCGACGTGGGACCGGACGCCGGCGTTCGTGCAGGGCAGGCACCTGGACGTGCTGGCCGCGAACCCGCTGGCCGTGGCGCTCTCGCCGCTGTTCCGCCCGGGCACCAACCTGCTCCGCGCCGTGCTGCTCGAGCCCGACGCCCACCGGCTCGGGCCGGAGTGGGAGGCGACGGCGGCCGAGCTGGTCGCCGTCCTGCGCAGCGCGGCCGGGCCGGACGTCGCCGACCCGCACCTGGCCGAGCTGGTCGGTGAGCTGTCGGTGCGCAGTGAGCTGTTCCGGCAGCTGTGGGCCCGACACGACGTCCGCCGGCACCCCGGCGGCGGGGTGTACCGCGTGACGCACCCGCAGGTCGGCGACCTCGAGCTGCGCTACGACAAGTTCGCCGTCGCCGACGCCGAGGACCAGGTGCTGGTGGTCTACCAGGCCGACCCGTCCTCGCGGTCGGCCGAGGCGCTGGCCCTGCTGTCCTCGCTGGCCGCGGCGGTCAGCCCGGCATGA
- a CDS encoding SDR family oxidoreductase translates to MTRNWLVTGVSSGFGRLLAEQLLARGDRVAGTVRRPDAVADFRAVHGDAFSVHRLDLTDTDRIRGVVDDAAAALGRLDVIVSNAGYGLFGAAEELSDEQVTHQLDTNLLGSIQLVRAALPHLRAAGGGRVLQVSSSAGQAAWPGSSLYNATKWGIEGFCEAVAAEVVPFGIGVTIVEPGGARTGFGPNGLRFAEPLEAYDGSPAAAVRAFRDGGPPGVIGDPGRMVAAMIDSVEQTPAPLRLVLGSDSWAAVTASLESRLEQVRGQRVTAGATDG, encoded by the coding sequence ATGACACGCAACTGGCTCGTGACCGGGGTGAGCAGCGGCTTCGGCCGGCTGCTCGCCGAACAGCTCCTCGCCCGCGGCGACCGGGTCGCCGGCACCGTGCGGCGGCCCGACGCGGTCGCCGACTTCCGCGCCGTCCACGGCGACGCGTTCTCCGTCCACCGGCTCGACCTCACCGACACCGACCGCATCCGGGGCGTGGTGGACGACGCCGCCGCTGCCCTCGGCCGGCTCGACGTGATCGTCAGCAACGCCGGGTACGGGCTGTTCGGCGCGGCCGAGGAGCTCAGCGACGAGCAGGTCACCCACCAGCTCGACACCAACCTGCTCGGCTCGATCCAGCTCGTGCGGGCCGCGCTGCCGCACCTGCGTGCGGCCGGCGGCGGGCGGGTGCTCCAGGTGTCGTCGTCCGCAGGTCAGGCCGCCTGGCCCGGGTCGTCGCTGTACAACGCGACCAAGTGGGGGATCGAGGGCTTCTGCGAGGCCGTCGCCGCCGAGGTCGTGCCGTTCGGGATCGGCGTCACGATCGTCGAGCCCGGCGGCGCCCGCACCGGGTTCGGTCCGAACGGGCTGCGCTTCGCCGAGCCGCTGGAGGCCTACGACGGCTCACCGGCCGCCGCCGTCCGGGCGTTCCGCGACGGGGGTCCGCCCGGGGTGATCGGGGACCCCGGACGGATGGTGGCAGCGATGATCGACAGCGTCGAGCAGACCCCCGCCCCGCTCCGCCTGGTGCTCGGCAGCGACTCGTGGGCGGCGGTCACCGCGTCGCTGGAGTCCCGGCTGGAGCAGGTGCGCGGCCAGCGGGTCACCGCCGGCGCCACGGACGGCTAA
- a CDS encoding MDR family MFS transporter, translating to MTTATASAGVGFRSERGPVLIGVMLSTALVAIDSTIIATAVPSIVADVGGFAQFPWLFSIYLLAQAVTVPVYGKLADVFGRKPVMMFGIGLFLLGSVLCGFAWSMGALIAFRAVQGIGAGAVQPMAMTIVGDLYSLSERAKVQGYLASVWAISSVVGPTLGGVFSEYVSWRWIFFVNVPLCVLAAGMLWRKFTETVTRSRPQIDYLGAGVLTAGLTLLVLGLLEGGQAWAWTAPQSIGVLGAGVLLLAAFVAVERRAADPVVPLALLGNRLIVTTSLISACVGAVLLGLTSYVPTYVQEVLGTGPLVAGFALAALTIGWPVSASQAGKLYLRIGFRATALLGSAVVVAATALLLLLDATSSVVQVGATCFAIGLGMGITAAPTLIAAQTAVGWQQRGVVTGTNMFFRSMGSALGVAAFGAVVNATVGAASLEGAGVDTGLLTSAVHHVFIATAVVAVLLLVAVLLMPRHDRPEPAAA from the coding sequence GTGACCACAGCGACGGCGTCAGCAGGAGTCGGCTTCCGGTCCGAGCGGGGGCCGGTGCTGATCGGCGTGATGCTCTCCACGGCGCTGGTCGCGATCGACTCGACGATCATCGCGACCGCGGTGCCCTCGATCGTCGCCGACGTCGGCGGGTTCGCGCAGTTCCCGTGGCTGTTCTCGATCTACCTGCTGGCCCAGGCGGTCACCGTGCCGGTGTACGGCAAGCTCGCCGACGTCTTCGGCCGCAAGCCCGTGATGATGTTCGGCATCGGGCTGTTCCTGCTGGGCTCGGTGCTGTGCGGCTTCGCCTGGAGCATGGGCGCGCTGATCGCCTTCCGCGCCGTGCAGGGCATCGGCGCGGGTGCGGTCCAGCCGATGGCCATGACGATCGTCGGCGACCTGTACTCGCTGTCCGAGCGGGCCAAGGTGCAGGGCTACCTGGCCAGCGTGTGGGCGATCAGCTCGGTCGTCGGGCCGACGCTGGGCGGGGTGTTCAGCGAGTACGTCAGCTGGCGTTGGATCTTCTTCGTCAACGTGCCGCTGTGCGTGCTGGCCGCCGGGATGCTGTGGCGCAAGTTCACCGAGACCGTCACCCGCAGCCGCCCGCAGATCGACTACCTCGGCGCCGGGGTGCTCACCGCGGGCCTCACCCTGCTGGTGCTCGGGCTGCTCGAGGGTGGGCAGGCCTGGGCGTGGACGGCACCGCAGAGCATCGGCGTCCTCGGGGCCGGCGTCCTGCTGCTGGCGGCGTTCGTGGCCGTCGAGCGGCGCGCCGCGGACCCCGTCGTCCCGCTGGCACTGCTGGGCAACCGGCTGATCGTCACCACCAGCCTGATCTCGGCCTGCGTGGGCGCGGTGCTGCTCGGGCTCACCTCCTACGTGCCCACCTACGTGCAGGAGGTGCTGGGCACCGGACCGCTGGTCGCCGGCTTCGCCCTGGCCGCGCTCACCATCGGCTGGCCGGTCTCGGCCTCCCAGGCGGGCAAGCTCTACCTGCGGATCGGCTTCCGGGCCACCGCGCTGCTCGGGTCGGCCGTGGTGGTCGCGGCGACCGCGCTGCTGCTCCTGCTGGACGCGACGTCGAGCGTCGTCCAGGTCGGGGCCACCTGCTTCGCGATCGGGCTGGGCATGGGCATCACCGCCGCCCCGACGCTGATCGCGGCGCAGACCGCGGTGGGCTGGCAGCAGCGCGGCGTCGTCACCGGCACCAACATGTTCTTTCGGTCGATGGGCAGCGCCCTGGGCGTGGCCGCCTTCGGCGCGGTCGTGAACGCCACGGTGGGGGCGGCGTCGCTGGAGGGCGCGGGCGTGGACACCGGGCTGCTCACCAGCGCGGTGCACCACGTCTTCATCGCCACCGCGGTGGTCGCGGTGCTGCTGCTGGTCGCCGTCCTGCTGATGCCCCGCCACGACCGGCCGGAGCCCGCGGCCGCCTGA
- a CDS encoding FAD-binding oxidoreductase — protein MREVVVVGGGVLGVSTAAHLARQGARVTLLTEAGLASEASGRSLSWLNSAGEFPAEYHRLRMLGLDRYRASGAHVSLRGGLRWGEGVRAAYEHQTAIGYPAEWLTPDEVAAGVPGVDPAAVPADGALFNPSEGWVDLPSLVDALAHDLVAAGGAVRTSAGACSPVVAGGRVTGVRTGDGAVVGADAVVLATGAGVPAALAELGVVVPDATSNALLVRTVPVDTPLTAVLNTPRVALRPAPGGSLAMDADWSAGEVVRRDDGSYAVPDATVAELLQEASRVLAGRPALTVESHGVGRKPVPGDGHPVLGPVPGVDGLHVAFTHSGATLGLIAGELLAGEVLSGEPSPLLSAFRVDRFPG, from the coding sequence ATGCGCGAGGTCGTGGTCGTCGGTGGGGGAGTGCTCGGGGTCTCGACCGCCGCGCACCTGGCCCGGCAGGGGGCGCGGGTCACGCTGCTCACCGAGGCCGGGCTGGCCAGCGAGGCGTCGGGGCGGTCGCTGTCCTGGCTGAACTCCGCCGGCGAGTTCCCGGCCGAGTACCACCGGCTGCGCATGCTCGGCCTCGACCGGTACCGCGCGTCCGGCGCACACGTCTCCCTCCGCGGCGGGCTGCGGTGGGGTGAGGGTGTGCGGGCCGCCTACGAGCACCAGACGGCGATCGGCTACCCGGCGGAGTGGCTCACGCCCGACGAGGTGGCCGCGGGGGTGCCGGGTGTCGACCCGGCCGCGGTCCCGGCCGACGGTGCGCTGTTCAACCCCTCGGAGGGGTGGGTCGACCTGCCGTCGCTGGTCGACGCCCTCGCCCACGACCTGGTCGCCGCCGGGGGAGCGGTGCGCACGTCGGCCGGTGCCTGCTCGCCCGTCGTGGCCGGCGGCCGGGTGACCGGCGTCCGCACGGGCGACGGCGCGGTGGTGGGTGCCGACGCCGTCGTGCTGGCCACCGGCGCCGGGGTGCCGGCGGCCCTCGCCGAGCTCGGCGTCGTCGTCCCCGACGCCACGTCGAACGCCCTGCTGGTGCGGACGGTGCCGGTCGACACCCCGCTCACGGCCGTGCTCAACACCCCGCGGGTCGCGCTGCGGCCGGCACCGGGCGGGTCGCTGGCGATGGACGCGGACTGGTCGGCCGGCGAGGTCGTCCGCCGGGACGACGGCAGCTACGCAGTCCCCGACGCCACGGTCGCGGAGCTGCTGCAGGAGGCGTCCCGGGTGCTGGCCGGTCGGCCGGCGCTGACGGTGGAGTCCCACGGCGTCGGGCGCAAGCCGGTGCCCGGCGACGGGCACCCCGTGCTCGGACCGGTGCCCGGCGTCGACGGGCTGCACGTCGCCTTCACCCACAGCGGCGCGACGCTCGGGCTGATCGCCGGGGAGCTGCTGGCCGGCGAGGTGCTCAGCGGTGAGCCCAGCCCGCTGCTGTCGGCGTTCCGGGTGGACCGCTTCCCCGGCTGA